In one Antennarius striatus isolate MH-2024 chromosome 15, ASM4005453v1, whole genome shotgun sequence genomic region, the following are encoded:
- the ptpn13 gene encoding tyrosine-protein phosphatase non-receptor type 13 isoform X6 encodes MHVSLAEALEVRGGPLQEEEVWAVLSQSAESLQELFHKDHRAMGFIISPWSLLLMPSGNISFADEYVTQQDLRAFTAPEILEGAPLPSVSDIEKMHMYSLGMTLFWGADYEIPQTQPMKLGEHLNSLLLNMCDDVTLSRMSMRTVLDICSKHIRNSTCDPPFSYVRKLVRLVLGSLSQLDGLLTDRESLPERSKEIRDRLRGKGLPSGRSAAPRVLERYRARTQEQPSLNRLLSRSMGSLPIQDMLKGDEGPVLQYSSSDYHPESESPTELYPKPRSLHQQHSYPYLHPLHPQQKGRPVELDRRSLPFHSGELPLSQARKSWASSVDLACIDPEALRFGALEDARRGSSAISSHSIGRRMSPSRPPRERDPRYPEFGGLKNKPHHHSALSVGSGLPGAYDRIKERQRKLQALRRAVDDPVHTHQRYHSDYSSSSESPSLTSSDPDYRQAKRPGEVRRFGSQLALSSEHDALSLTSHNTHKLRQLDAASDEGLVGAELLLQKQEQEVQRLLANRLSRATTIYSLDDPLAPSHASMLDLQDPLYSSSVPFRKPKNFHGPEFVKMAGEPCVSLSVPSSIMKRGKVEEVQRKVGVVLLNGQKLELSCDIKAVCKDVLDMVVAHIGLVEHHLFSLAYLRDCEFFFVEPDAKLSKVAPEGWKEDPKKKKSDVPFNLFLRIKFFLDDVSLIQHAMTKHQYYLQLRKDILEERMRCKIENALILASLALQAEFGDYQPELHGKTYFRLEHYLPVSVLDKVNQTAMKEELLKLHNTYYGVSESEAEFEFLKVCQTLTEYGVHFHRILPEKRSQTGIMLGVYSRGVHIFEVLNGHRSPVLRFPWRETRKISFAKKKICLQNTSDGIKHMFQTDSNKTCEYLQQLCSDQNKFHLQMKARQNNQELQDLENCPLSSLQYPPDPRSGSSIGSAQLGPSLSTRSNPDHLKRISYSEAALHRAPSGPIQLQDEHRFPGFNPVTSTVLSHPRILSRSHHNLGQMPESPEHRLAETYHGQSRGAPSQAPANHVVSIFQQHQRASSDTESLPQQQDRSADAVTHSGPAWSVSRSRKESDSSSVEDGGQAYVLGVSMHSSSGPPSTPASVNDSLKKKLIALPSPERDVTTVNLKKDVKYGLGFQVVGGENSGRSDLGTIVSSITPGGPAEVSGCLRPGDRLISVNDTQLQGLPHAAAVDVLQNAPDDVTLVVSQPKERLDKGSPSGFVPAPAKPAFKALDAIQRRDLDLDSSSEEQVGMGGRSPPLLRADATPSASSPLLQQTSPSSQDPRTGFAKVSQPSISGVLQCLERAKAAGATSSLTPQHRPDPNVASEPTPPALPPKTRKAKVLEAPKVFENSDRGDSDMDEETYSSGQERVKVKKGGANTTVKHGGIYIKAVIPKGAAEVDGRIGKGDRVMAVNGKSLEGVTHQQAVDTLRDTGQMVHLLLEKGHPLADRVHAPITPQCTPPCSDGEQKSNPQPPEVKATPEYGFVTPENTFDVRLLKNTSGLGFSFSRVELHPDEPPGSSLVRVKKLFPGQPAAESGRIKVGDVIMRVNQTPLKGLSQHEVISALRGTGQEVTLLLCRPGPGVLPEMDSLPVTPMLSPRKESPSQAESSLNFSQRMSPPAPAPAPAPALTRRLVSVEEALERLRLKTPGRHNSYSDSTDGDEEVEEAFSAGAAELSRSVYHTPSSHLGPGPHDGGDAADDTVQSAFYSPDLSMTRLDLSQRCPSSPMTADQESPPTPMVSSPTAPSPDPLPPPLPLPLNLTYTGNGQQADDFGPEAELKVSLMKSERGSLGFTLTKGSDHGCYIHDVVQDPARSDGRLRPGDRMITVNSTDVSNMGHTEVVNLVRAAPRVVDLVVGRLLEAPKPPFEAHLLPDISLKSSQEPLGLVLGGGSDSVYDVLFVKDILPGSAASEEGSLRPLDLIHYISGAPTQDLTLSESSRLLELSLDNLSLKATRDGRPVFPGQKRVSFLNNNIGSNGFPQEEDRSDTESLAALCPLEEEIIRMDLDKPPSGGLGFSVIGGERGIFVKSLTPGGLAESSGKLQVGDRLLKVNEDLMTGVSHTKAVTTIRKAKDQVHLIVSRPHDQNPNTYLAYLPINSDKYNGNSDVCEDDGAKSKLSAPHGEPNAGGAPPIPPIGNDKESQLTLVESQIINRLRPHVSDYEDRPQEQRTELSEDTDYDGSSLPEDSPESSQKGGWQEECVDDPRNENYLQMSAGQPEEDELTWGSEELPIENISSPPRDDGPIITEDQLTALPLVKVVPDGQYTGSELNAVVRMMRGLLEHKVPLQEFENLQNLQPLDDCLAAQTKENKKKNRYKNVVPFDTTRVVLGTNGGYINANFIKMPVKDESYEYIACQGPLPTTLCDFWQMVLEQKSNVIAMMTREVEGGKVKCQRYWPDTPGAAEMVDDRLLITLVRDQHLDNFVIRHIEVKDVQTDEVQLVTHLNYTGWPDHGTPTQPEQLLTFISYMRHVHRSGPIITHCSAGIGRSGTLICIDTVLGLISKDADFDISDVVRNMRLQRQGMVQTEDQYIFCYHVILYVLRCLQAEENISG; translated from the exons GGAGGAGTGCCGCCCCCAGGGTTCTGGAGCGCTACAGAGCCAGAACTCAGGAGCAGCCGTCTCTGAACCGTCTTCTCAGTCGCTCCATGGGCTCTCTGCCCATCCAGGACATGTTGAAGGGCGACGAGGGGCCCGTCCTGCAGTATTCCTCATCTGACTATCACCCCGAATCCGAGTCCCCCACAGAACTTTACCCCAAACCCCGCTCTCTCCATCAGCAGCACTCCTACCCCTATCTGCACCCCCTACATCCTCAGCAAAAGGGCCGGCCCGTGGAGCTGGACCGGAGGTCGTTGCCCTTCCACAGCGGAGAGCTGCCCCTCAGTCAAGCTCGGAAGTCTTGGGCGTCTTCTGTGGACTTAGCCTGCATCGACCCGGAGGCGCTTCGTTTCGGGGCTTTGGAGGATGCGCGGAGGGGCAGCAGCGCCATCAGCAGCCACTCGATAGGCAGGCGCATGTCGCCGTCACGCCCGCCCAGGGAGAGGGATCCCCGCTACCCGGAGTTTGGTGGACTGAAGAACAAGCCTCATCATCACTCTGCGTTATCAGTCGGTTCGGGCCTCCCCGGCGCCTACGACAGGATaaaggagagacagaggaagcTCCAGGCGCTGAGACGAGCCGTGGACG ACCCGGTCCACACCCACCAAAGGTACCACAGCGATTACAGCTCATCCAGTGAAAGCCCCTCCCTCACCTCCTCTGATCCAGACTACAGACAAG CAAAAAGACCAGGCGAGGTGCGGAGGTTTGGTTCCCAGCTGGcgctctcctctgaacatgatGCCCTATCGCTGACaagtcacaacacacacaagcttag GCAGCTAGATGCAGCGTCGGATGAAGGTCTGGTTGGAGCGGAGCTGCTCCTGcagaaacaggaacaggaagtgcagcGGCTCCTGGCTAACAGACTATCCCGGGCCACGACAATCTACTCCTTGGACGACCCCCTGGCCCCATCTCACGCCTCCATGCTTGACCTGCAGGACCCCCTCTACTCTTCCTCTGTACCATTTCGGAAACCCAAG AACTTCCACGGACCAGAGTTTGTGAAGATGGCTGGAGAGCCGTGTGTCTCCTTATCCGTTCCCTCCTCCATCATG AAACGTgggaaggtggaggaggtgcaGAGGAAGGTCGGCGTGGTGCTGCTGAACGGCCAAAAGCTGGAGCTGAGCTGTGACATCAAGGCGGTGTGTAAAGACGTCCTGGACATGGTGGTGGCCCACATCGGGCTGGTGGAGCACCACCTCTTCAGCCTCGCGTACCTTAgag ATTGCGAGTTTTTCTTTGTCGAACCCGATGCCAAACTGTCCAAAGTGGCTCCAGAGGGATGGAAGGAGGAtcccaagaagaagaagtccgATGTGCCTTTTAATCTTTTCCTGCGCATCAAATTCTTCCTTGACGACGTCAGTCTCATACA GCACGCCATGACCAAACATCAGTACTACCTGCAGCTGAGGAAGGACATCCTGGAGGAGAGGATGCGCTGTAAAATAGAAAATGCTCTGATCCTGGCTTCCTTGGCGCTGCAGGCAGAGTTTGGCGACTACCAGCCCGAG CTCCACGGGAAAACCTACTTCCGGCTGGAGCACTACCTGCCGGTGTCGGTCCTGGATAAGGTGAACCAGACGGCCAtgaaggaggagctgctgaagctCCACAACACTTACTACGGCGTGTCGGAGTCTGAGGCGGAGTTTGAGTTTCTCAAG GTGTGCCAGACGCTCACAGAGTACGGCGTCCATTTCCACCGGATCCTCCCTGAGAAGCGATCCCAGACCGGCATCATGCTCGGCGTTTACAGCAGGGGGGTTCACATCTTTGAGGTCCTCAACGGACATCGGTCCCCGGTGCTGAGATTTCCTTGGAGGGAGACCAGAAAGATTTCCTTCGCA aaaaagaagatttgCCTCCAGAACACTTCAGACGGGATCAAACACATGTTTCAGACGGACAGCAACAAGACCTGCGAGTATCTGCAGCAGCTCTGCTCGGACCAGAACAAGTTCCACCTGCAGATGAAGGCCCGCCAGAACAACCAGGAGCTGCAGGATCTGG AGAACTGCCCCCTGAGCAGTCTTCAGTACCCCCCCGACCCTCGGAGTGGAAGCTCCATTGGCTCCGCCCAGCTGGGCCCCTCGTTATCCACGCGCTCCAACCCGGACCACCTGAAGCGAATCTCCTACTCGGAGGCGGCCCTCCACAGGGCCCCGTCCGGCCCCATACAGCTCCAGGACGAGCATCGCTTCCCGGGCTTCAACCCTGTGACCTCCACGGTGCTGTCCCACCCCCGGATCCTGAGCCGCTCTCACCACAACCTGGGGCAGATGCCCGAGTCTCCGGAGCACCGCTTGGCAGAGACGTATCACGGCCAATCGCGCGGCGCTCCGAGCCAGGCTCCAGCCAATCACGTGGTCTCCATCTTTCAGCAGCACCAGCGAGCCAGCTCGGACACGGAGTCCCTCCCCCAGCAGCAGGACAG GTCAGCTGACGCTGTGACCCACAGCGGCCCGGCCTGGAGCGTCAGCAGGTCCAGGAAGGAGTCGGACTCGTCCTCCGTAGAGGACGGCGGCCAGGCCTACGTCCTGG GTGTCAGCATGCACAGCTCCTCTGGACCACCTTCCACGCCGGCGTCTGTTAACG ACTCTCTGAAGAAGAAGCTCATCGCCTTACCGTCCCCAGAGAGAGATGTCACCACCGTCAACCTGAAGAAGGACGTGAAGTACGGCCTGG GGTTCCAGGTCGTCGGCGGGGAGAACTCCGGTCGTTCGGACCTCGGCACCATCGTGAGCTCCATCACGCCGGGGGGTCCTGCTGAAGTCAGCGGCTGCCTCAGACCCG GAGACCGTCTGATCTCGGTGAACGACACGCAGCTGCAGGGGCTCCCTCACGCCGCCGCCGTGGACGTCCTCCAGAACGCCCCCGACGACGTGACGCTGGTGGTGTCGCAGCCCAAGGAGAGGCTGGACAAAG GGTCTCCTTCTGGTTTTGTCCCCGCCCCGGCCAAACCTGCGTTTAAGGCGCTGGACGCCATCCAGAGGCGAGACCTAGACCTGGATTCCtcatcagaggaacaggtgGGAATGGGAGGTCgcagcccccccctcctcagaGCTGACGCCACGCCATccgcctcctcccccctcctgcaGCAGACCAGCCCCAGCTCCCAGGACCCCAGGACTGGCTTTGCTAAGGTCAGCCAGCCCTCTATCTCGGGGGTCCTGCAGTGCCTGGAGCGAGCCAAAGCCGCCGGAGCGACTTCATCCCTGACCCCCCAGCATCGACCGGATCCTAACGTGGCTTCGGAGCCCACGCCTCCGGCTCTGCCCCCCAAAACTAGGAAGGCGAAGGTGTTAGAAGCTCCGAAGGTGTTTGAGAACTCCGACAGGGGGGATTCAGACATGGACGAGGAGACGTACTCCAGCGGTCAGGAGAGAGTGAAGGTGAagaag GGCGGAGCCAACACCACCGTTAAACACGGAGGCATCTACATCAAAGCCGTCATCCCGAAAGGCGCCGCGGAGGTGGATGGACGGATCGGGAAAG GTGATCGCGTGATGGCCGTCAACGGGAAGAGTCTGGAGGGCGTGACCCACCAGCAGGCGGTGGACACCCTCAGAGACACGGGCCAG ATGGTGCACCTGTTGCTGGAGAAGGGTCACCCCCTGGCGGATCGCGTCCACGCCCCCATCACCCCCCAGTGCACGCCGCCCTGTTCCGACGGAGAGCAGAAGAGCAACCCGCAGCCGCCGGAAGTCAAAGCGACGCCCGAGTACGGCTTCGTGACCCCAG AAAACACGTTTGACGTCCGCCTGCTGAAGAACACCTCTGGTCTGGGCTTCAGCTTCAGCAGGGTGGAGCTCCACCCCGACGAACCCCCCGGCTCCAGCCTGGTGCGGGTCAAAAAGCTGTTTCCCGGGCAACCGGCGGCGGAGAGCGGCCGCATCAAAGTGGGCGACGTCATCATGAGGGTCAACCAGACCCCCCTCAAAGGACTGTCGCAACAC gaagtgatatCAGCCCTACGAGGaacgggacaggaagtgacgcTGCTGCTCTGCAGACCTGGACCTGGAGTTCTCCCTGAAATGGACTCTTTGCCTGTG ACCCCCATGCTCTCCCCCCGGAAGGAGTCGCCGTCGCAGGCTGAGTCCAGCCTGAACTTCAGCCAGAGGATGtcgccccccgcccccgcccctgCCCCCGCCCCCGCACTCACCAGGAGGCTGGTCAGCGTGGAGGAGGCGCTGGAGAGGCTGCGCCTCAAAACCCCCGGCCGCCACAACAGCTACAGCGACAGCACCGACGGCgacgaggaggtggaggaggcctTCAGCGCCGGCGCCGCCGAGCTCAGCAGGAGCGTCTACCACACCCCCAGCAGCCACCTGGGCCCCGGCCCCCACGACGGCGGCGACGCCGCGGACGACACCGTCCAGTCGGCGTTCTACTCCCCCGACCTGTCCATGACCAGACTGGACCTCAGCCAGAG GTGTCCTTCGTCCCCCATGACAGCTGATCAAGAGTCCCCCCCCACGCCGATGGTCTCCTCCCCCACTGCCCCGAGCCCGGACCCCCTGccccctcctctgcctctgccCTTAAACCTCACCTACACCGGCAACGGACAGCAAGCGGACGACTTCGGCCCA gaggcggagctgaaGGTTTCCCTGATGAAGTCGGAGCGCGGCAGCCTGGGCTTCACCCTCACCAAAGGCAGCGACCACGGCTGCTACATCCACGACGTCGTCCAGGACCCGGCCAGGAGCGACGGGCGGCTCCGGCCCGGGGACCGCATGATCACG gtgaaCTCCACAGATGTGAGCAACATGGGTCACACTGAGGTGGTTAACCTGGTTCGCGCCGCCCCCCGTGTGGTTGACCTGGTGGTGGGGAGGCTCCTGGAGGCCCCCAAGCCCCCCTTTGAAGCCCACCTGCTGCCTGACATTTCGCTGAAGAGCAGCCAGGAGCCTCTGG GTCTGGTGCTGGGCGGGGGGAGCGACAGCGTTTACGACGTCCTGTTCGTCAAAGACATCCTGCCGGGTTCGGCGGCGTCCGAGGAGGGCAGCCTGAGGCCGCTGGATCTGATCCACTACATCAGCGGCGCCCCCACCCAGGACCTGACCCTCAGCGAGAGCAGCCGGCTGCTGGAGCTCTCCCTGGACAACCTGTCGCTCAAAGCCACCAg GGACGGCCGGCCGGTGTTTCCTGGCCAGAAACGAGTGTCTTTCCTGAACAACAACATCGGCTCCAACG GGTTCCCTCAAGAAGAAGATCGCAGCGACACGGAGAGTCTGGCAGCACTTTGTCCTCTAGAG gaGGAGATCATCCGGATGGATCTGGACAAGCCTCCCTCAGGAGGTCTGGGTTTCTCTGTGATCGGTGGGGAGAGGGGGATCTTCGTCAAGTCCCTCACCCCAGGGGGTTTAGCCGAGTCATCGGGCAAGCTGCAAGTGGGAGACCGGCTGTTGAAA GTGAACGAGGATCTGATGACGGGGGTGTCCCACACCAAAGCCGTCACCACCATCCGTAAAGCCAAGGACCAGGTCCATCTCATCGTGTCCCGACCGCACGACCAGAACCCAAACACCTACCTGGCCTACCTGCCCATCAACTCTGACAAGTACAACGGAAACTCAG ACGTGTGCGAGGACGACGGAGCCAAGTCGAAGCTCTCTGCTCCCCATGGAGAGCCGAACGCTGGCGGCGCCCCCCCGATACCGCCGATAGGTAATGACAAAGAGTCACAGTTAACTCTGGTGGAATCACAGATCATAAATAGACTCCGCCCTCATGTTTCAGACTACGAGGACCGCCCACAGGAACAGAGGACGGAGCTCTCCGAGGACACCGACTACGACGGATCGTCTCTACCTGAAGATTCCCCCGAG AGTTCCCAGAAGGGGGGGTGGCAGGAGGAGTGTGTCGACGACCCCAGGAACGAAAA CTACCTGCAGATGAGCGCCGGACAGCCGGAGGAAGACGAACTCACCTGGGGGAGCGAAGAACTTCCCATTGAAAACATCAGCTCCCCACCGAGAGACG ACGGGCCGATCATCACTGAGGATCAGCTGACCGCCCTCCCCCTCGTCAAAGTGGTTCCTGACGGCCAGTACACGGGATCTGAGCTCAACGCcgtggtgaggatgatgaggggGCTTCTGGAGCACAAGGTCCCGCTGCAGGAGTTTGAG AACCTCCAGAACCTCCAGCCGCTGGACGACTGCCTGGCGGCTCAGACGaaggagaacaagaagaagaatcgCTACAAGAACGTTGTTCCTT TCGACACGACCCGAGTGGTTCTGGGCACCAACGGCGGCTACATCAACGCCAACTTCATCAAGATGCCGGTGAAGGACGAGAGCTACGAGTACATCGCCTGTCAGGGCCCCTTACCCACAACGCTTTGCGACTTCTGGCAAATGGTGCTGGAGCAGAAGTCCAACGTGATCGCCATGATGACCCGAGAGGTGGAGGGGGGCAAAGTGAAGTGTCAGCGCTACTGGCCCGACACGCCGGGGGCGGCGGAGATGGTGGACGATCGTTTGCTGATCACGCTGGTCCGAGACCAGCACCTGGACAACTTCGTCATCCGACACATCGAGGTCAAGGACGTGCAG ACCGACGAGGTGCAGCTGGTGACGCACCTGAACTACACGGGCTGGCCCGATCACGGGACGCCCACGCAGCCCGAGCAGCTGCTCACCTTCATCTCCTACATGAGGCACGTGCACCGATCGGGGCCCATCATCACGCACTGCAGCGCCGGCATCGGACGATCGGGGACCCTCATCTGCATCGACACGGTCCTGGGCCTCATCAGCAAAGACGCTGAC TTTGATATTTCAGATGTGGTGAGGAACATGAGACTCCAGAGGCAGGGAATGGTCCAGACAGAG gACCAGTATATCTTCTGCTACCATGTGATCCTCTACGTCCTCAGATGCCTCCAGGCAGAGGAAAACATCTCAGGATAG